Part of the Macadamia integrifolia cultivar HAES 741 unplaced genomic scaffold, SCU_Mint_v3 scaffold_158A, whole genome shotgun sequence genome is shown below.
taacctaatagtcaatgatttgtaacaattccccttacaataaaaaattttctcactcatattataaaaaatggatggtcaattcaccaatttataatctcattatcatttattgttttatcggtttcatttggtttggttattggtaGGTTCGGTTTGGACCGATTTTCAGCCGGTCCCagcatacctcagtccaaaaccaatccaataaggatcggtttggttcggttcggttcaggTTTTATCGGTCGGTTTCAGTCAATTTTATCtattcgggctaggttttgacacccctaaccgatactttaaaccttgtgCATGACTAACAGCCCAAAAATCCTTATCAAATCAATTACAATTTTCAGTATGCAATTGAAAAACTACGAGAACGAATAAAAATGGTGTACCTGCACAAGGCTCCGGGCATTGCAAGGTTTAGGGAGGGTCAGAATATATCCAACCTTACCCTTGCTTCTTGGAGTGGCTGTTTCCCAACTTGAACCAACGatcactaggtcgcaatggagcaaccttaccattttGCTGAAAAATACTAGAATGAATCAATATCAGATTTTACATTAAATTAGTCAAATATAATATTAATTTTGTAAATACACTCTTAAATGTGCTAAAATGAAATAGATAGAAGATACGTAAGAGAAAGGATCAAAGAGatgtttctttctcccttagcACTGCAACCAATTAGATTCATTCTTCCTCATTGCAACAATGGTCCTATAAAGATGTTTCTCAGTGCATCGGCACTGAATCAGGTCTGTGGTTTGATTACcaatgaaataaagaaatagaacATACAATTTTACGGAAAATACAAACCAATGAAACAAAGAAACAGAACAGAAAATACCGAAACTGAGCTATgtcaacccccaaaaaaaaatcataattttttacatTTCAATGAACATCAAGGATAGCTAGAGGAACTGAACATTCCATTTAATTGAACTCCCAGAACAAAAACTTCAATACCTAAGGAGAACTGAAAAAATATGCCAACATGAATTCAACTGTATAtcaaagagaaaacaaattacTAGTTGCATATTTAGTGATAAATCAAATTGCTTGAATGCTCAAAAACAGAGTTTCGTCAGAAGAAGCAAAAATGCAATTCTTAAAGAAACTTTGAAGACCAAAAACTAATGGGAGAAACAACCATAGTTGGTGCTTCTAGTATTAGGTCGACCCTTCTGATTAGTCCAATAAAATTCCTGAGACAGCTCATAGATGCGAGAGAGTTTGTTCTGTCCACAATACAAAACATTCAAATGGTCCCACAACTCCTTCACAGTATCGATGTGAGTAATAACATCAACTATGGAGTTATCCATCGAGTTCAATAGCTATCCCGAAATACGTGCATCAACAGTATCCCATGTAGTGTCATTAGCAAGCCTCTCCTTTGTTAGATGATTCTGTTGATCTCTACCAGTTAAAACAAGctgcacaattttcttccaCTATTGAAAATTGGCAGCTCCtgcaagcttctttttttttttgtaataaatcGACTCATATTTTCAAAACCCTACTACGATTGGGTGTACAGTGCTCCAATAATGCTGAATTTTGGACTGAATGTCCCTAATATGATGttaaagaaaccctaaaaagaaTTTACAAAGTGAGATCACACTTGAAAGATATGGcaaaaattgattttggcaaGTAGCCAAAACCCTGATAACTTCAATCGATTTCTCCAACAGTGTGTAATTCAATCGTGTAAACCAATCTTCAAACTAGAAAACTCAAACCAACAGTCACTCCTAATGGTAACCTGAGTAGATCATTCAAAACATATGATTAATTTCACTCAATCAAACCTCCATacacaaatctgaaaaatagggGATGAATCACCCCCTCTAGAGAATCGTGAGCCCTTTAAGAAGAACCAGTAACAGCCAATAATGGAGTTTGATTGTTACTTAGTTGTAGACTGATAATAGGAACTTATCTAGATTATTTTAGGGTCAGCTCTGATACTATGttcttaagagagagagagagagttgcaacTTGGATAATGGGAGTCCcaatcaatgagattgggctgcccTGCTCAATTCATTATATAGACCAACAGTTACATACTCCTAGTAGGAATAGGAAGTATACTCCTAGTGGAAATCGAAAgcaataaaataggaaacaaatctaACTCCTAATTCTAATCTACTAACCAATTATAGTTAGACTAGAACACTCCTAAGAGGAGTCATGGCTTGTGCTAAACAACTGGCCACGACTCCTCTATCTGACACACTACTTCTAACAACATGCATTCCAGTCCCTCTTTGGTATAGTATATACAATAAggaaagaataagaaataagaaactGCTATGGGACTGTGAATAGAAACAATAATATTGAGAAAAAGAAtcaggagaagaaggagagagagagagagagagagagagagagagagctacaCGCACCTTATACATACAAAACCTATAGGGTCTACATCCTTTAGAAAGACAAGGCTTTGTTTGATTGCGAGGGGAATgctattttttatgtaaagtggaattttttccccagaaaaaataaatttagatgtttgattgcaagggaaatatattttacatgtgaaaaaaatttcacttaaccattaaaattttcctttttatttccccaccaaaataggaagaaaaaaaaaaaccctactctcatGATCTCTCCCACTCTTGCGACTCTCACCCCGCCCATGACTctcaacgatctctctctctctcacgcgacTCAATTgagtttgttttgaccaaaagactttgaGTTGGAGCCAAATAGAGCATTACTGACatgttgggtttgttttgactaAAAGACTTTTGAAATGAGCATTTCAGTCGTTaatcacttgtgatctattactgttttctttgcgatcatcttttatattattttaaatatttatttatacaatattcatttgatatatagaatgaaatggtttattttgattaGTGATAgaatatagtatctgatgacatttggtttgatttggtacagaccttgaatgacctgattcacataaccaatataaattttgaggagctttgtttgtttttggattgaaaagtactctcccCCCCGCCCCCCGCCCCCCGCCCCCCGCCACCCGCCAATCTCTtttaaggagtttggttggattattagttttttaaaattttacatctattttacatccaaccaaacaactatggtaaattaatctcacttcacttctgttgcaaccaaacgactcaaaaagggaaaaaaaattgcttcacttcccttcacttcacttcacttcacttcacttcacttcacttcacttcacttcacttcacttcacttcattttccttcccattttccttgcaaccaaacatagcctaaatgtGCAAGAAAAGTGGaaacttcaaaaataaaaacttccTGGATCCagatccggatcctctccatagaggaGATCGCCCCCATAGAGTGCCCATAGATACCTGCCGTCTTGACACCTGTCCATAAAGATCCAACGGCTACTCTTTGCTTTCAAAAAAACCACCGACGACCTTATTTGAAACCCACACCCAACTCCGCTCTGTACGGGTttcatctcttctctcccaaaacCCAGAGTTGGATGAACCATCTTGTTCAACGCCAAGAAAGAGGTTATTCAATTTGCCAAGCACGACGTCAGTTGAAGCACTGGGAACTCCAATGAGGATAAGGCAGCGGCCCTACGCACACCCCTATTAGAAGCGCAAGTTAGCACAAACAACAAAACAAACCCAGAGATCACACAATCCCTGGAAAAGGAAACCCAGaaggaaaaacataaaattTGAACGAGAAGATAAAGAAGCTGAATCTAGAGAGTACAGAGCGAGTAACCTTACCTGTGATACTGAACGGGCATGTTGGATGCCTACCAAATGGTGATCATCTCAAAAGCTTCCATGGGAATAATAAAATGGCGTCTCAGAGGGTTGCGGCGGCCACCGGCATCGGCCGTAAGGCCATAGTTGGGAGCACAGAAGTGAAAGGCAGTAACAACGATGGAGGTTCCAGGGATACAATACTTGAGATTATCAACGGCTTCCGGCGACCGGGGCCAGTGAGGATGAGGCAGCGACAGTCCTGCTCGGCTTTCTTCTCTTGAATCTTCAATCTTCACCAACTCAGCattttgggagagaagagatgaaATCGGTACGTAGAGGAGTCGGGTATGGGTTTCATATGAGACCTGAGTGGGTTTTTTAGAGAGCAAAGAAGAGCCATTGAATCTTTTATGGACACATGTCAAGAAGGCAAGTATCTATGGGCACTCTATGGGCGATCTCCTATATGTAGAGAGGATCTCGATCCAAACTTCCCCAACTTCTTTAGAACTCCTATCTTGACACCCTTtcctaaagaaaaaagaaactttcaTGGATAGAATTTCTTGGATACCTATTAAATCAACTTAAGACttatctgaaaaataaaatcaagacTCTCGACAAATATATTCAAAATTTAGAAAgttccctccctctctcttgaAATTATGCATATTATAGTCAAAACCTGGTAAACAAATCACATAACCAAAATAACACTTCACTCCTGATACATCATAACCAGCTCAATCACATTTAAATTGCAGTATTGTAATACATGGTGGCATGAGTCGCATGACACCTCCCACAAGCAAATGCTCATGGATTATCAGAGAGACATTTTGTACTGCAATAGAGAATATAGGCAATTACTTATAATGATCTTCTTTTCCCAGAAATATTTGGATTCATAAATTCAAAAGAAATATCAAATCCCTCCAACACTTGATGTTCAGAAATTGAACCACTTCGAAAAGAAAACTTGCCTATTATTTGATGCACTCAGCAGGAAAAAAAACTCTTATGAACagatcaccaaaaaaaaattctttgtcaAATATTCAACACTCATAATCGAGTTTAGGTGAATTGCCCAATTCAAGTCACAAAtgtttgttaagtttgtctcgaattcttgacccgttttgaaaattgactcgattcgacatattttggtggcgacccaaaaaagaatttttctgagatctgtgatggaagcagaggggttgggccgacaGGCTCAAGcgcggagcccatcactgatctcgtatgggggtgcgggggctacaTCCTCGccgtatggttcgaccggatcgaccgtgacccaatgggtcgatccgtgattttggagtatatataatgtattgttgcttgttgagaaagtcattgtattccagggttttcacgcagctagggtttcagggttaGTTTTTCCTCACCGCTACTAGGGTgcaatttctcttctgcatagtcaatcatcttcttcttcgcccgaggacgtagcacaccaccttggtgtgtgaacctcgttaaatctctgtgtcgtacgaatCTATTGTTTCTTTATCATTCGGGTTTTTTGGTGTTTTATCTTACAATGGCCAACCTCAACCCGGATTTCATCCGGTTCTGAAAAAGGTATTTTGACTGTCCAACCTAGTCTGACTGAGTCCTGACAAATTCCGACTGATTCAAATTGGAACTGGATCAAAATCATTCAAAACTAGGCCACTGCTAGTACTTAAAATATTTCTGCATTTATCAAACAAACCAGAATGTGCTAAGCGCATTCAAGTATCAGCAGCTATTTGAAGTTTAAAATGGTTAGACAAAGCTTACTTAATATAGGTTTCTGAAATAGTGAAATCAAATTATACCAGAACAAATGGCTCTTAAAATTGCGATTTTAGTATAAAACAGAGGGTAGCTGACTGGACAACATGTTGGATCAAGGGACAAGTGAAATGTGTAACCAAGGTTTTTTTTNNNNNNNNNNNNNNNNNNNNNNNNNNNNNNNNNNNNNNNNNNNNNNNNNNNNNNNNNNNNNNNNNNNNNNNNNNNNNNNNNNNNNNNNNNNNNNNNNNNNTCCAAAGGATCTTACTCTACTTCCATTATaatctaattaaaataaaataagaaagaaagaacgcTAACCAACAGTATGTACCTACGTCCACACACAGCGGGTGCTAAAAGATCGTGTTGCCCACCTTGAAGATGCTTGCGTTGTGATTCTGTTTTATCACCCATAGAACAGCAAGTAATTTCAGAAATACCAACCAAAACACTACTAGTGTAATTGAGCAAATATGCCACTTCTCTGTGGAAAGAGGAACCTGTGTTGCTGCCCACTCATTGAAGAACTAGTAGTTCTACCCAGATCGATGGATGAAGAAACCACCTTAATCTTAGTACAGAAAGTTAAAGcaaattttattgtttaaagCATTAACTCTATAGCCATTAAAGGCAGATACTGAACCCTTTATATTAACAAATAGTTGAAGACTGGTTCAGCCTGATTCACCTTTTTTTCAATGAAGTAATTTCttcacaaaaatgaaaaagttcAGGTGATCAAGTTTGTCTGTGTTGAGGAAGCGAGCCACCATTTCTACCAATTGAAAGCATTaattgaatgaaaaataaaaaaacagtaaatgaaaagaacaaAATTAGAAGAATAATACTTGCCTTCAAagcacaatgctcacagaaatAATGCTTGCACTTGGTGACTACAAGatccatgagagagagagagagagagagagagagaatgtccTGATACTTGGGAGGCAGGAAAACTTTTGCTTTTGCACTTTTACTTTCTGTTTTTCTCTGTTGGAAAATGGAATAGCTTGTGTTTCTCATCTATGTTTCTTTTGCTCTCTACTTTCAATTTATATATAGAAGCTTAAAGGCAGCAATGGATCTGTCAGGCTTAACTCCACACGCAATTTGGAAATGTAATGAAACACTCTCACCCAAATTCTTGtcattctccttcttcctcatcCCTTTGAACGAGGTGGGCGATAATAAGAGATGGAAGGTGCTGAGATCAGTCTGTTCTGAAGCTTTTATTAATTTGCTGGATTTCGAACTCCAAGCCTGTGTTGGTAAATTAAAGCTAGCATTACActtttgagaagatattttcAAGAGCAGAATTACCAATGCTGAGGATTTGTAAGTTGTCTTAATCatccttattattatttgtttcatcaCTTTAGAATCTCTCTCTGTCTTACTCCTTTCCTCTGCTGTAATCTTGTTCATTGCAACATTATTTCAATCACTAAAGTCACAGATTATGCTTATGTTCATTGTAATTTGTTTCTTTATATTGGTTTCCTATTTCATTTTTAGAATGAGGATCCAGACATTATTCTTAACTTGCTAACTTGGAGTTCTTACTTGAATTAGAACTCAAATGATCCACTTTTCACTTCCTGACTTCTTCccgtctccccccccccctggcAACTGAAAATTATGTATTTCAGTGGTTAGCAGTTTGCTCTTTATAAAGAAGGATAGTTTCCTGGAGGTTTTCTCAGAAGATGTCCAGAAGCTCTGGAATGAATGGGAGCTCcgatttctggttttttttagCCTCCTATTACAAgtcattctcatcttctttggcAGCCGCAGAAAGTTCAGTGCTAGTAATTGGGTGCGGGTCATTCTTTGGTTATCTTACTTGTCTGCAGACGCAGTAGCAATCACTGCCCTCGGTGCCCTCTCCCACAGTCAAGGACAGACTGCCGCccgcagcagcagcagcagcagcagcaacagcaacagcagcagtgAACTAATGGCTCTGTGGGCACCATTTCTTCTGTTGCACCTTGGTGGCCCAGACACCATCACTGCCTACTCCTTAGAAGATAATGAACTGTGGATGAGGCACTTTCTTGGACTATTGCAACAATTTGGTATTGCAGTTTATGTTACGGTCAGGTCGTGGGCTTATAGCCGAGTCTCTATTCTTACTGTCTTCATGTTTATCCCTGGAATTGTCAAGTATGGGGAAAGGACATGGGTTCTCAGGTTCGCGAGTAAGGAAAATTTCAGAGACTCTATGCTTGGTCCTCCAGAGGCAGGCCTCAATTATGCTAAATTCATGAATGATTATGATTCTAAGCAGGCCAAAGGGTCCCGAGTCACCGTGGCAAGGATTGAAGATTTTCAGTTGCAAATGGACGACGATAACCCAGATGGCCAACGCGATGAAGCTCAGCAGAAACCAGATTCTTCACATAGTACAGCAGAAGGCAATGAATCTCATCTTCCTGATGATAAGGTTTTGCTTATAGCATATAAATCCTTTGAGAAATTCAAGCTTCTCTTCGTGGATCTCATCTTAAGTGCTGATGAGTGGAAGACCAGCAGAGAAATCTTTCAAGACAGTTCATCAACAACAGCTTTCAAAGTGATCGAAATGGAACTTGGGTTCACATATGATTTACTTTACTCAAAAGCTCCCTTGGTTTATTCCCCTGCAGGCCTGGTTCTACGTTGCATCACCTTCTCATCTATAATCACTCTGCTTGTGGCCTTCATTACGGGTGGTAACCATTACTACTTGCATCACCACATGGAGGTGGACATCTTCATAACTTACATTTTGTTCATTGGAGCATTTATTCTGGAGATTTATGCCATCTTCATTCTGATTTCTTCTGACCGGGCATTCCTTTGGCTAAGTAAGCCCAATGCACACACTATTCCAAGGCTAGTATCAAAGCTTA
Proteins encoded:
- the LOC122070933 gene encoding uncharacterized protein LOC122070933 is translated as MLRILVSSLLFIKKDSFLEVFSEDVQKLWNEWELRFLVFFSLLLQVILIFFGSRRKFSASNWVRVILWLSYLSADAVAITALGALSHSQGQTAARSSSSSSSNSNSSSELMALWAPFLLLHLGGPDTITAYSLEDNELWMRHFLGLLQQFGIAVYVTVRSWAYSRVSILTVFMFIPGIVKYGERTWVLRFASKENFRDSMLGPPEAGLNYAKFMNDYDSKQAKGSRVTVARIEDFQLQMDDDNPDGQRDEAQQKPDSSHSTAEGNESHLPDDKVLLIAYKSFEKFKLLFVDLILSADEWKTSREIFQDSSSTTAFKVIEMELGFTYDLLYSKAPLVYSPAGLVLRCITFSSIITLLVAFITGGNHYYLHHHMEVDIFITYILFIGAFILEIYAIFILISSDRAFLWLSKPNAHTIPRLVSKLTKKRLSSRKRWSNSVAQYNFISVCVNDKRKPPKILLVDKLVEKYYYKYSKEVLFKSKELIFKELKRKSKKVEKIEDVKNLCASRGDGVLGNNSHLREKLQWSLNDVEFDQSILLWHIATDLCYECDNNISPFAELHRQTSKLLSDYMLYLLIMCPFMLPEGIGQIRFRDTREEAERFFKETNSKFDKIKACEKLLEVNTEIRPVEVKGDQSKSVLFDACRLAKTLQSFEGEKFDKWEIMCHVWIEMMSYAANQCRGTNHAQQLRQGGEFITHVWLLMAHLGIAQLFQISQGHVRAMLISG